From Tripterygium wilfordii isolate XIE 37 chromosome 13, ASM1340144v1, whole genome shotgun sequence, the proteins below share one genomic window:
- the LOC120011885 gene encoding probable sucrose-phosphate synthase 3: MAGNEWINGYLEAILDSGAAAIDEQKPTPVNLSERGHFNPTNYFVEEVVTAVDETDLHRTWIKVVATRNTRERSTRLENMCWRIWHLTRKKKQLEWEELQRSTNRRWEQEQGRRDATEDMSEDLSEGEKGDILGEMMTSETPRKKFQSNLSNPEVWSDDKKEKKLYIVLISLHGLVRGENMELGRDSDTGGQIKYVVELARALAHMAGVYRVDLFTRQISSPEVDWSYGEPTEMLTAGPEDDDDGVGESSGAYIIRIPFGPRDKYLRKELIWPHIQEFVDGALAHILNMSKVLGDQIGSGQPVWPYVIHGHYADAGDSAALLSGALNVPMVLTGHSLGRNKLEQLLKQGRQSKEDINTTYKIMRRIEAEELSLDAAELVITSTKQEIEEQWGLYDGFDVKLEKVLRARARRGVNCHGRYMPRMVVIPPGMDFSSVVVQEESPDVDGELAALVGGTEGSSPKAFPAIWSEVMRFLTNPHKPMILALSRPDPKKNITTLLKAFGECRPLRDLANLTLIMGNRDDIDEMSGGNASVLIAVLKMIDKYDLYGSVAHPKHHKQSDVPDIYRLAAKTKGVFINPALVEPFGLTLIEAAAHGLPMVATKNGGPVDIHRALNNGLLVDPHDQEAIADALLKLVSEKNLWHDCRKNGWKNIHLFSWPEHCLTYLTTIAACRMRHPQWQTNTPGDEVAAEESSLNDSLKDVQDMSLRLSVDGEKSSLNGFLDSTAAAAGDPELQDQVKRVLSKIKSPESDREDVEGTKKPPENAPSKYPMLRRRRRLIVIALDWYNNDGAPESKMIRIMHDIFKAVRLDSQTARNSGFALSTAMPISETINFLASAKIQLNEFDALVCSSGSEVYYPGTYTEEDGKPFPDPDYASHIDYRWGYEGLKKTIWKLMNTTEGGKDSSQSSSPVEEDVKSSNSHCVAYLIKDPSKIMKVDDLRQKLRMRGLRCHPMYCRSSTKMQIVPLLASRAQALRYLFVRWRLNVANMYVFLGENGDTDYEEMISGTHKTLIMKGVVAKGSDEFMRTDLRDAIVPTESPLMCRINGDATAEEIFDALKQLTKASTGM; this comes from the exons ATGGCTGGGAACGAGTGGATTAATGGCTACTTGGAGGCGATTTTGGATAGTGGGGCAGCGGCCATTGATGAACAAAAACCGACGCCTGTGAATCTCAGCGAAAGAGGGCATTTCAATCCGACCAACTATTTTGTGGAAGAGGTGGTAACCGCAGTCGATGAGACTGACCTTCACAGGACATGGATCAAGGTGGTCGCTACCCGCAACACTCGCGAACGCAGCACCAGGCTTGAGAACATGTGCTGGCGCATTTGGCACCTCACCCGCAAGAAGAAGCAG TTGGAATGGGAGGAATTGCAAAGATCAACGAACCGAAGATGGGAACAGGAACAAGGACGTAGAGATGCGACTGAAGACATGTCCGAAGACTTATCAGAAGGAGAGAAGGGAGACATCTTAGGGGAGATGATGACCAGTGAGACGCCAAGGAAAAAGTTCCAGAGTAACTTATCGAACCCTGAAGTATGGTCTGATgataagaaggaaaagaaactttATATTGTACTTATCAG TTTACACGGTTTGGTTCGAGGAGAAAACATGGAGCTTGGTCGAGATTCCGACACTGGAGGACAG ATCAAGTACGTGGTAGAGCTTGCTAGGGCACTGGCACATATGGCTGGGGTGTACAGGGTAGACCTCTTTACTCGCCAAATTTCATCGCCTGAAGTTGATTGGAGCTATGGTGAACCAACAGAAATGCTAACTGCAGGCCCTGAAGATGATGACGATGGTGTGGGGGAGAGCAGTGGTGCATATATAATAAGGATTCCCTTTGGTCCACGTGATAAGTATCTCCGAAAAGAATTAATCTGGCCTCATATTCAAGAATTTGTAGATGGAGCTCTGGCTCATATTCTTAATATGTCAAAAGTTCTGGGCGATCAAATTGGTAGTGGGCAGCCAGTATGGCCATACGTTATTCACGGCCATTATGCAGATGCAGGAGATAGTGCTGCTCTCCTATCAGGTGCTTTAAATGTCCCAATGGTTTTAACTGGACACTCACTTGGGAGGAACAAACTTGAACAACTTCTTAAGCAGGGACGACAATCGAAAGAGGATATCAATACAACATATAAGATAATGAGGAGGATAGAAGCTGAAGAGTTATCACTTGATGCAGCAGAACTTGTAATCACAAGCACTAAGCAGGAGATTGAAGAACAATGGGGACTTTATGATGGTTTTGATGTCAAGCTTGAGAAAGTCCTTCGTGCTCGTGCTAGACGTGGGGTCAATTGCCATGGTCGTTACATGCCAAGGATGGTG GTCATCCCTCCAGGCATGGACTTCAGCAGTGTTGTGGTTCAAGAAGAATCCCCTGATGTTGATGGGGAACTTGCAGCTCTTGTTGGTGGTACCGAGGGGTCTTCTCCAAAAGCATTTCCTGCTATATGGTCTGAA GTGATGCGGTTCCTTACCAATCCTCACAAGCCAATGATCTTGGCCTTGTCAAGGCCTGATCCAAAGAAGAACATCACAACACTTTTGAAAGCCTTTGGAGAGTGTCGTCCTTTGAGAGATCTTGCCAATCTT ACATTGATTATGGGAAACAGAGATGATATAGACGAGATGTCTGGAGGAAATGCTAGTGTTCTAATAGCAGTTTTGAAAATGATTGATAAATACGATCTATATGGATCAGTGGCCCACCCAAAGCATCACAAACAATCTGATGTTCCAGATATATACCGACTTGCTGCAAAAACAAAG GGAGTTTTCATAAATCCAGCTTTGGTTGAACCTTTCGGGCTTACACTGATTGAG GCAGCAGCGCATGGGCTTCCGATGGTGGCTACCAAGAATGGTGGACCAGTTGACATCCATCGG GCATTGAACAATGGTTTGCTTGTGGACCCTCACGACCAGGAAGCAATTGCTGATGCCCTGCTTAAATTGGTATCAGAGAAGAACTTGTGGCATGATTGTAGAAAAAATGGTTGGAAGAACATACACCTTTTCTCATGGCCTGAACACTGTCTCACATATTTGACCACGATAGCAGCTTGTCGGATGAGGCACCCACAATGGCAAACCAACACTCCAGGGGATGAGGTTGCAGCAGAAGAGTCGTCACTCAATGATTCTCTCAAAGACGTACAGGATATGTCCCTCAGACTCTCCGTTGATGGGGAAAAATCTTCATTGAATGGATTCCTCGACTCTACAGCTGCAGCTGCTGGTGACCCTGAGCTGCAAGACCAAGTGAAGCGTGTTTTAAGCAAGATAAAGAGCCCGGAATCGGACCGAGAAGATGTTGAAGGTACGAAAAAACCACCTGAAAATGCCCCAAGCAAGTATCCTATGTTGAGGCGGCGACGTAGATTGATTGTCATAGCACTTGATTGGTACAACAATGATGGGGCTCCTGAAAGCAAGATGATTCGAATAATGCATGATATTTTTAAGGCTGTTCGTTTAGACTCGCAAACTGCAAGGAACTCAGGGTTTGCTTTATCAACAGCAATGCCGATATCAGAAACCATAAATTTCTTAGCATCGGCAAAGATTCAATTAAATGAATTCGATGCACTTGTTTGTAGTAGTGGGAGTGAGGTCTATTACCCGGGTACTTACACTGAAGAAGATGGCAAGCCTTTTCCAGATCCAGATTACGCTTCACATATTGATTACCGTTGGGGTTATGAAGGTCTTAAGAAAACCATTTGGAAGCTAATGAATACAACTGAAGGTGGAAAAGATTCCAGTCAATCTTCCAGCCCTGTTGAGGAAGATGTGAAATCGAGCAATTCTCATTGCGTTGCATACTTGATAAAAGATCCCAGTAAG ATAATGAAAGTGGACGATTTAAGGCAAAAGCTTAGGATGCGCGGTCTCCGTTGTCATCCAATGTATTGCAGGAGTTCTACAAAAATGCAAATCGTTCCTCTTCTTGCATCCCGAGCACAGGCACTCAG GTATCTTTTTGTCCGTTGGAGATTGAATGTTGCGAACATGTATGTTTTTCTTGGTGAGAACGGAGACACCGATTACGAGGAAATGATATCTGGGACTCACAAGACCTTAATCATGAAAGGAGTGGTGGCAAAAGGCTCTGATGAATTCATGAGAACAGACCTAAGAGATGCTATTGTTCCCACAGAAAGCCCTTTAATGTGTAGGATAAATGGGGATGCAACTGCTGAAGAGATTTTTGATGCTCTGAAGCAACTCACAAAAGCTTCTACAGGAATGTGA